ATGCGATGGTGATCGCGGAGCGGGTTCCGTCGGCGATGATCTTCTTGCGCAGCCCCGGCGGGTTGAGTCATCATCCCGATGAAGCGGTGCGGCAGGAGGATGTCGCATATGCGCTGGCTGCTGGGTTAAATTTTTTACAGAAATTCGATGAGACGGCGGTGAGAGATTGATGCACAACCTCGGAGTGACACGGAGCAGTTATCACCGGACGCACCTGCTGCAAACGCCTGACACCTTCATTCGCACAACCCTGCCGGGCATGAGGGGAGCGAGTGCAATCGTCCACGTAGCTCCGCAGCTTGGCGCAGCGTTTACCGAATATACCGCGGAGCTTGAAAGCGCGGGCGTTCTTGGGCCAACGCCTGGGCAGCGGTTTGTGTATGTGCTTGAGGGCGCCTTGAAGATCGAGGGAAATGGCGGATCGCGCGCGCTTGCACAAAACGGCTACGCCTATATTCCGCAAGGCGCCAGCCATACGATTACAGCCACGGAGAAGAGCAGAGCTGTGGTGATCGAGAAGAAATATGCTGCGCTGACCGGCGTTGCCTGTGGCGCTCCGATCTTTGGAGATGCGGCCAGCGTTGTTTCGACTGCGCTGATGGACGATGCGGACTTGCAGGTACAGACCCTGCTGCCGGACAGCATAGAATACGACTTCGCCGTAAACCTGATGAGCTACGAACCTGGTGCGGCGCTATCGATGGTTGAGATTCATGTGATGGAGCATGGGCTGTTGATGCTGGAGGGCGGCGGCATCTACCGGCTCGCCGACTCATGGTATCCGGTGACGGCGGGCGATTTTATCTGGATGTCCCCTTACTGCCCGCAATGGTTTGGCGCGATCGGGAAGACTCGTGCGAAGTATCTGATCTACAAGGATTCGAATCGGCACCCATTGGGCGAGGTGTAGTGCGATGCAGATCGCAATCAATGAGAAGAGGCTGACCTCCGAGCTTGAAGCGCTTGCGGCTATCTCAGAGCTTGATCCGCCGGCGATTACGCGCATTGTGTACAGCGATGCTGACCATCGTGCGCGAGAGTGGTTTCGCGGATTGTGCGATGAAGCAGGACTGCCCGTTCGTGTCGACGCTATTGGAAACGTATTCGTGCGGTGGGAGGGTTCGGAGCCAGGACTGGCGGCGATTGGAACGGGATCGCATATCGATGCGATTCCTCATGCAGGCGCGTATGACGGCACGGTGGGAGTGCTGGGTGGCCTTGAAGCAATTCGTGCGCTGAAAGAGAGCGGGCTGGCACCGCGCCGGTCGATCGAGCTGCTGTTGTTTACTGCCGAAGAGCCTACGCGCTTTGGCATTGGATGCTTTGGCAGCCGCTTGCTCGCAGGGACGCTGGACAGCAGCACGGGCGAGCGACTGAAGGACCCTGATGGAGCGACGTTGAATGAGCTTCGCGACGCCGCGGGATATAAGGGCACAATCGAGAGCGTTCGTTTACCCAAAGACCATTACGCAGGCTTCGTCGAACTGCATATTGAACAAGGCCCTTTGCTGGAGCGCGAGGGAATACCCATCGGGATTGTCACGAATATCGCCGCGCCTTCGGGGCTTCGCATCACGATTGAAGGCGAGGGCGGTCATGCGGGCGCTCTTCTGATGCCTTACCGCAAAGATGCTTTCTGCGCGGCTGCGGAGATTGTGCTGGCGGTGGAGCACAGTGCAAAAAGCACAGGAGCGATTGACACCTGCGGGACGGTGGGCAAGTGTCTGATTCATCCAGGCGCGGTAAACAGCGTGCCGAGCAGAGTGCAGATGGAGGTGGACGTTCGCGACACAGACGAAGCGCGACGGGACCGCGTACTCGCTCAGATCAGGGAGGCCTGCGCGGACGTAGCGGCACAGCGCGGCGTGTCGGTGCAGATTGAAGTTGTCAATGCTGATGCTCCAGCAGAGTCATCGCAAGCAATTATCGATGCCATCTCGCAATCGGCAGATGAACTCGGCCTGCGATGGAAGAAGATGGTGAGCCGGGCCTATCACGATTCGTTGTTCATGGCGCGAATCGCTCCCATGGCGATGATCTTCATTCCGTGCCGCGATGGTGTGAGTCATCGGCCGGACGAGTATGCGAAGCCGGAGGATATTGC
The genomic region above belongs to Acidobacteriota bacterium and contains:
- a CDS encoding (S)-ureidoglycine aminohydrolase, with amino-acid sequence MHNLGVTRSSYHRTHLLQTPDTFIRTTLPGMRGASAIVHVAPQLGAAFTEYTAELESAGVLGPTPGQRFVYVLEGALKIEGNGGSRALAQNGYAYIPQGASHTITATEKSRAVVIEKKYAALTGVACGAPIFGDAASVVSTALMDDADLQVQTLLPDSIEYDFAVNLMSYEPGAALSMVEIHVMEHGLLMLEGGGIYRLADSWYPVTAGDFIWMSPYCPQWFGAIGKTRAKYLIYKDSNRHPLGEV
- a CDS encoding M20 family metallo-hydrolase; this encodes MQIAINEKRLTSELEALAAISELDPPAITRIVYSDADHRAREWFRGLCDEAGLPVRVDAIGNVFVRWEGSEPGLAAIGTGSHIDAIPHAGAYDGTVGVLGGLEAIRALKESGLAPRRSIELLLFTAEEPTRFGIGCFGSRLLAGTLDSSTGERLKDPDGATLNELRDAAGYKGTIESVRLPKDHYAGFVELHIEQGPLLEREGIPIGIVTNIAAPSGLRITIEGEGGHAGALLMPYRKDAFCAAAEIVLAVEHSAKSTGAIDTCGTVGKCLIHPGAVNSVPSRVQMEVDVRDTDEARRDRVLAQIREACADVAAQRGVSVQIEVVNADAPAESSQAIIDAISQSADELGLRWKKMVSRAYHDSLFMARIAPMAMIFIPCRDGVSHRPDEYAKPEDIANGARVLAHTLAKLSL